Proteins encoded in a region of the Sparus aurata chromosome 6, fSpaAur1.1, whole genome shotgun sequence genome:
- the LOC115583469 gene encoding phosphatidylinositol 5-phosphate 4-kinase type-2 gamma-like isoform X2 has protein sequence MLLPDDFKSSTKIKVNNHLFNKENLPGLFKFKEYCPQVFRNLRERFGIEDQDYQVSLARCPPLKDEDGQCVGLLLTSYDRTLVVKEISSEEVEEMHNILSEYHQHIVTCHGNTLLPQFLAMYRVTVESEDTYLLVMRNMFSHRLHIHRKYDLKGSLVSREASFKEKVKELPTYKDVDFRNNMQKVYVSDEEKQKIMDKLSRDIEFLVRMRIMDYSLLLGIHDVERAERDEEEEMESSYEEEEEEETDMAPAPGSTSPEGISGYMSSFKPMGPGEFDPYVDVYAIQSAVDSPQREVYFMGLIDVLTQYDTKKKAAHAAKSVKHGAGAEISTVHPEQYAKRFREFITKIFA, from the exons ATGCTGCTTCCAGACGACTTCAAATCCAGCACCAAGATCAAAGTGAAcaaccacctcttcaacaa AGAGAATCTTCCGGGACTGTTCAAATTCAAAGAGTACTGTCCACAGGTGTTCAGAAACCTGCGAGAGCGCTTTGGCATCGAGGACCAAGATTACCAG GTGTCTCTGGCCCGCTGTCCTCCCCTCAAAGACGAGGACGGGCAGTGCGTGGGACTGCTGCTGACGTCATACGACCGCACTTTGGTAGTGAAAGAAATCTCCagcgaggaggtggaggaaatgCACAACATCCTTTCCGAGTATCACCAG CATATAGTCACCTGCCATGGCAACACGCTGCTCCCTCAGTTCCTGGCCATGTACAGAGTCACGGTGGAGAGCGAGGACACCTACCTGTTGGTAATGAGGAACATGTTCAGCCACAGACTGCATATACACAGGAAGTACGACCTCAAG GGGTCCCTGGTGTCTCGTGAGGCAAGTTTTAAAGAGAAG GTGAAGGAGCTCCCCACTTATAAAGATGTAGACTTCAGGAACAACATGCAAAAAGTTTATGTGAGCGACGAGGAGAAGCAGAAGATCATGGATAAGCTCAGCAGAGATATCGAG TTTCTGGTGCGTATGAGGATCATGGACTACAGCTTGCTACTGGGAATCCATGATGTGGAGCGGGCTGAgagggacgaggaggaggagatggagtcGTCctatgaagaggaagaggaggaagaaaccGACATGGCTCCTGCTCCGGGCTCCACCTCCCCTGAGGGTATCAGTGGCTACATGAGCTCCTTCAAACCCATGGGCCCTGGGGAGTTCGACCCCTATGTGGATGTGTACGCTATTCAGAGTGCTGTAG ATTCGCCCCAGAGGGAGGTGTATTTCATGGGTCTGATTGACGTGCTGACGCAGTACGACACCAAGAAGAAAGCTGCTCACGCTGCCAAGTCTGTCAAACATGGG gcAGGAGCAGAAATCTCAACAGTCCACCCGGAGCAGTACGCTAAACGTTTCAGGGAGTTCATCACTAAGATCTTTGCCTAG
- the LOC115583469 gene encoding phosphatidylinositol 5-phosphate 4-kinase type-2 gamma-like isoform X1 translates to MSSPSATSNPLSTLAPKRKTKKKHFVQQKVEVFRASDPVLSVLMWGVNHSINDLSQVPVPVMLLPDDFKSSTKIKVNNHLFNKENLPGLFKFKEYCPQVFRNLRERFGIEDQDYQVSLARCPPLKDEDGQCVGLLLTSYDRTLVVKEISSEEVEEMHNILSEYHQHIVTCHGNTLLPQFLAMYRVTVESEDTYLLVMRNMFSHRLHIHRKYDLKGSLVSREASFKEKVKELPTYKDVDFRNNMQKVYVSDEEKQKIMDKLSRDIEFLVRMRIMDYSLLLGIHDVERAERDEEEEMESSYEEEEEEETDMAPAPGSTSPEGISGYMSSFKPMGPGEFDPYVDVYAIQSAVDSPQREVYFMGLIDVLTQYDTKKKAAHAAKSVKHGAGAEISTVHPEQYAKRFREFITKIFA, encoded by the exons ATGTCCTCTCCCAGCGCCACCTCCAACCCTCTGAGCACCCTGGCGCCCAAAaggaagacgaagaagaaacaCTTTGTGCAGCAGAAAGTGGAGGTTTTCCGAGCCAGTGACCCCGTGTTGAGCGTCCTGATGTGGGGGGTCAATCACTCG ATTAATGACCTGAGCCAGGTGCCTGTACCTGTGATGCTGCTTCCAGACGACTTCAAATCCAGCACCAAGATCAAAGTGAAcaaccacctcttcaacaa AGAGAATCTTCCGGGACTGTTCAAATTCAAAGAGTACTGTCCACAGGTGTTCAGAAACCTGCGAGAGCGCTTTGGCATCGAGGACCAAGATTACCAG GTGTCTCTGGCCCGCTGTCCTCCCCTCAAAGACGAGGACGGGCAGTGCGTGGGACTGCTGCTGACGTCATACGACCGCACTTTGGTAGTGAAAGAAATCTCCagcgaggaggtggaggaaatgCACAACATCCTTTCCGAGTATCACCAG CATATAGTCACCTGCCATGGCAACACGCTGCTCCCTCAGTTCCTGGCCATGTACAGAGTCACGGTGGAGAGCGAGGACACCTACCTGTTGGTAATGAGGAACATGTTCAGCCACAGACTGCATATACACAGGAAGTACGACCTCAAG GGGTCCCTGGTGTCTCGTGAGGCAAGTTTTAAAGAGAAG GTGAAGGAGCTCCCCACTTATAAAGATGTAGACTTCAGGAACAACATGCAAAAAGTTTATGTGAGCGACGAGGAGAAGCAGAAGATCATGGATAAGCTCAGCAGAGATATCGAG TTTCTGGTGCGTATGAGGATCATGGACTACAGCTTGCTACTGGGAATCCATGATGTGGAGCGGGCTGAgagggacgaggaggaggagatggagtcGTCctatgaagaggaagaggaggaagaaaccGACATGGCTCCTGCTCCGGGCTCCACCTCCCCTGAGGGTATCAGTGGCTACATGAGCTCCTTCAAACCCATGGGCCCTGGGGAGTTCGACCCCTATGTGGATGTGTACGCTATTCAGAGTGCTGTAG ATTCGCCCCAGAGGGAGGTGTATTTCATGGGTCTGATTGACGTGCTGACGCAGTACGACACCAAGAAGAAAGCTGCTCACGCTGCCAAGTCTGTCAAACATGGG gcAGGAGCAGAAATCTCAACAGTCCACCCGGAGCAGTACGCTAAACGTTTCAGGGAGTTCATCACTAAGATCTTTGCCTAG